A portion of the Podospora pseudoanserina strain CBS 124.78 chromosome 2, whole genome shotgun sequence genome contains these proteins:
- a CDS encoding hypothetical protein (COG:O; SMCOG1005:Drug resistance transporter; SMCOG1005: EmrB/QacA; EggNog:ENOG503NZ12; antiSMASH:Cluster_5), which translates to MRQFPLWAVWTPVFEWESNCDLPSLLLPFFLFAAKQVSKDPFLITGFAKDFHSLISGFNLVFIFVSAQYRPHSFLSSTPRPHAALANLKSDILHLLIQTKLSSSQQLFIPSLIVLLQSQRSNLIPTKTPGSPVHNMSSGATSLKEKPLDPAVELPADNGHSSDSQLEAGAPTAAPAEHDQNASPRNIHGVIWALVVVAILSSIFLYSLDNTVVADITPAVVNNFGDALKLPWLSVGFLLGGAAVVLPFGRLYGLFDAKWLYILSSILFNVGSALCGAAPNMDALIIGRVLAGMGGNGMYLGVMTLLSVNTSDRERPGYLSFVGLVWGIGTVLGPVVGGAFVESPATWRWAFYINLCVAGLFAPVYLLWIPNFKPRAGTKTLTLAKEFDWVGTVLSMGAITALIMATNLGGALYAWDSGQIIALFVVAFSLFILFGIQQTYTILTNLTSRIFPIQFMRNWNAVLLFCCAAAVNTAGFVPIYYVPLYFQFTRGDSAITAAVRLLPLIFVLSAAILANGHLMARFSYFQPWYVFGSVLTLIGGVLMSRITTETPEGQIYGFEILLGIGTGCFIQAGYAVIQAVTPPADMAYAISFMMLGQLGGIALGLAIAGAIFVNDAIKNLIVVLPDATREQLQMAISGTSGEFFSSLAPEVRAAATDAIVVALRQVFIPVYVAAAFSLVLSVCFTQRKMFGNIQAIAA; encoded by the exons ATGAGACAATTTCCTCTTTGGGCAGTGTGGACCCCTGTTTTTGAATGGGAGAGCAACTGCGACTTGCCGTCCCTCTTGCtccctttctttttgtttgctGCCAAACAGGTGTCCAAAGACCCATTTCTAATCACTGGATTTGCAAAAGATTTTCATTCCTTGATTAGCGGATTTAATTTGGTGTTCATTTTTGTGTCGGCCCAATATCGACCGCACTCCTTTTTATCGTCGACCCCCCGGCCACATGCAGCGCTCGCGAATCTGAAATCCGATATCTTGCATCTTTTAATCCAGACCAagctctcttcctctcaacAACTTTTCATCCCATCACTAATCGTCCTGCTACAATCCCAAAGGTCGAACCTGATACCCACCAAGACCCCCGGGTCGCCTGTCCATAACATGTCTTCTGGAGCGACCTCcctcaaggagaagccgcTTGATCCCGCCGTTGAGTTGCCGGCGGACAACGGCCACAGCTCCGATTCACAGCTCGAAGCCGGTGCACCGACTGCCGCACCAGCAGAACATGATCAGAATGCATCACCAAGAAACATTCACGGTGTTATT TGGGCCTTGGTTGTCGTTGCCATTCTGTCCAGCATTTTCCTCTACTCCCTCGACAACACAGTCGTCGCCGACATCACACCAGCCGTGGTCAACAATTTTGGCGATGCGCTCAAGCTACCATGGCTGTCTGTTGG TTTCCTCCTCGGTGGAGCAGCAGTCGTCCTCCCCTTCGGCCGCCTGTACGGCCTCTTCGACGCTAAATGGCTGtacatcctctcctccatcctcttcaacgTCGGCTCTGCCCTTTGTGGTGCAGCTCCCAACATGGACgccctcatcatcggccGTGTCCTTGCCGGCATGGGCGGCAATGGCATGTACCTCGGTGTCATGACCCTTCTCTCCGTCAATACCTCCGACCGCGAGCGCCCGGGGTATCTTAGTTTCGTCGGTCTGGTCTGGGGTATCGGCACGGTGTTGGGACCCGTGGTAGGCGGTGCGTTTGTTGAGTCACCGGCGACGTGGAGGTGGGCGTTTTACATCAACCTTTGTGTCGCTGGTCTATTTGCCCCAGTCTACCTCCTTTGGATCCCGAACTTCAAACCTCGTGCCGGGACCAAGACCTTGACACTTGCCAAGGAGTTTGACTGGGTCGGAACTGTGCTTAGCATGGGAGCCATCACGGCCTTGATCATGGCTACCAACCTCGGTGGCGCGCTTTATGCCTGGGACAGCGGGCAGATCATCGCGCTTTTTGTCGTGGCGTTCTCGCTCTTTATCCTTTTTGGGATCCAACAAACCTACACCATCCTGACCAACCTGACCTCGAGGATCTTTCCCATCCAGTTCATGAGGAACTGGAACGCGGTGCTGCTTTTTTGCTGCGCTGCGGCGGTGAACACGGCTGGCTTCGTGCCGATTTATTATGTCCCACTGTATTTCCAGTTCACGAGGGGCGATAGTGCTATcacggcggcggtgaggttgttgccgCTTATTTTTGTGCTGAGCGCTGCTATTCTTGCGAATGGGCATTTGATGGCGAGGTTTAGTTACTTCCAGCCGTGGTATGTTTTTGGGAGTGTTTTGACGTTGATTGGCGGGGTTTTGATGT CTCGCATCACGACCGAGACGCCTGAGGGTCAGATATACGGCTTCGAGATTCTGCTTGGTATTGGTACCGGTTGCTTTATCCAGGCCGGGTATGCTGTTATCCAAGCTGTCACCCCGCCAGCGGACATGGCGTATGCGATCTCGTTCATGATGCTGGGTCAGTTGGGTGGTATCGCGTTGGGTCTTGCGATTGCTGGTGCCATCTTTGTCAATGACGCTATCAAGAATCTGATAGTGGTCCTGCCTGATGCGACACGGGAGCAGCTTCAGATGGCCATCTCGGGGACCAGTGGCGAGTTCTTCAGCTCTTTGGCCCCTGAGGTGCGTGCTGCGGCCACGGATGCGATTGTTGTCGCGCTGAGGCAGGTGTTTATTCCTGTTTATGTTGCGGCTGCTTTTAGTTTGGTGCTGTCGGTGTGCTTTACT CAACGGAAGATGTTTGGTAATATTCAGGCCATTGCGGCGTAA
- a CDS encoding hypothetical protein (SMCOG1298:putative carboxymuconolactone decarboxylase; antiSMASH:Cluster_5; EggNog:ENOG503Q153) encodes MSAPIKTQNCLVPYVDLQTAPPEVAAAITHLPYRRNIFHLLGHSHGSFPRLMGVYANFFDGNRRILPLLDWQLVVLRISAVLDAEYEWDVNAPVARINGMPEEKFEALQRTAGKGVDALAKETVFTERDRAILQLVDEQLATYNNTEDTVEKAKKLLTVEELVEVYVVLGVYVLIARITKGLRIDLDGEIPGLEEHLKKVVTGK; translated from the coding sequence ATGTCTGCCCCTATCAAGACTCAGAACTGCCTTGTCCCCTACGTGGATCTTCAAACCGCCCCTCCGGAGGTGGCAGCGGCGATAACCCATCTCCCGTATCGCCGCAACATCTTTCACCTCCTGGGACACTCACATGGATCTTTCCCAAGGCTCATGGGCGTCTACGCCAATTTCTTCGACGGCAACCGGCGCATTCTGCCGCTTCTCGACTGGCAGCTCGTTGTCCTGCGCATCTCGGCTGTGCTGGACGCAGAGTACGAGTGGGACGTCAACGCTCCAGTGGCACGCATCAACGGCATGCCCGAAGAGAAATTCGAGGCCCTCCAGCGCACCGCCGGCAAGGGTGTCGATGCATTGGCAAAAGAGACCGTCTTCACTGAGCGTGACCGGGCCATTTTGCAACTCGTGGACGAGCAGCTTGCCACATacaacaacaccgaggacacggttgagaaggcgaagaagctgctgactgtggaggagctggtcgaAGTCTACGTCGTGCTTGGTGTTTATGTCCTCATTGCGCGCATCACCAAGGGTTTGCGCATCGACTTGGATGGTGAGATTCCTGGATTGGAGGAGCACTTGAAGAAAGTTGTCACGGGAAAATGA
- a CDS encoding hypothetical protein (EggNog:ENOG503NZJ7; SMCOG1034:cytochrome P450; antiSMASH:Cluster_5; COG:Q), translated as MHNATVNNTHLDEHQRLLALSWSWVQLRPWTTILILLLTNLVWTRYRSGLRQIPGPFLASFSNLWKLRATWNQNMHRENVRVHEDYGPIVRIGPNHVSVSDAESMQTIYGVKNVFPKSGFYPLAEAVYKGKFLPTLFTTTSNDYHAKLKRGSARAFSMDVVIGLEEYVNKCISVLLQRVRDVSHNGKKPLDPVAWMQYFAFDVLGEINFSKDLGFLEAGADKDGIIAAIGQILGYVSLIGQVPQVHKFLLGNPLLAKIPAVEKTNQVLQFSLQQIQERQKNPVPRKDILTQLLDTHHNDPSALSFEEIVAITTTNVIAGSDTTAVSLSSVIYHLHKYPAAKARLIEEIDSVAAKLDGIITYAEAIKLPYLTAVINEAMRIHPATGFILERIVPKGGVTLHGVYLPAGTVVGVNSWVLHRNKDIFGEDVHSFRPERWVDGDEGKIKEMKRNLFTFGYGPRSCIGKNISILEMWKVVFELYRHFDITLASDKEWTVNGTWFTAQSNIEAVFKPRKN; from the exons ATGCATAACGCCACCGTCAACAATACCCATCTCGACGAGCACCAACGACTTCTCGCGTTGAGTTGGAGCTGGGTACAGCTTCGCCCCTGGACGACAATACTCATTCTGCtgctcaccaacctcgtctGGACGAGATACCGCAGCGGATTGCGACAGATACCGGGTCCCTTTCTGGCGAGCTTCTCCAACTTGTGGAAGCTACGGGCAACATGGAATCAGAACATGCACCGGGAAAACGTGCGGGTGCACGAAGACTATGGGCCTATCGTGCGGATTGGGCCTAACCATGTCTCGGTGTCAGATGCTGAGAGCATGCAGACGATTTACGGGGTCAAGAATGTCTTTCCCAAG AGCGGATTCTACCCCCTAGCAGAAGCAGTCTACAAAGGAAaattcctccccaccctcttcaccaccacaagcaATGACTACCATGCCAAGCTCAAACGCGGCTCCGCCCGCGCCTTCTCCATGGACGTCGTGATAGGCCTCGAAGAGTACGTAAACAAGTGCATTtccgtcctcctccagcgcGTCCGCGACGTCTCCCACAACGGCAAGAAGCCCCTCGACCCCGTAGCCTGGATGCAGTACTTCGCCTTCGACGTCTTAGGCGAGATCAACTTCTCCAAAGACCTCGGTTTCCTCGAAGCTGGCGCCGACAAAGACGGCATCATTGCCGCGATTGGCCAGATTCTAGGTTACGTCTCGTTGATAGGACAAGTGCCGCAGGTGCACAAGTTCCTGCTGGGCAACCCCCTTCTCGCCAAGATACCCGCCGTGGAGAAGACAAACCAAGTCCTCCAGTTTTCGCTGCAGCAGATCCAAGAGCGGCAGAAGAACCCCGTGCCGAGGAAGGATATCCTCACCCAACTCCTCGACACCCATCACAACGACCCGTCCGCCTTGTCTTTTGAGGAAATCGTCGCTATCACCACGACCAATGTCATCGCCGGGTCGGACACCACCGCTGTTTCGTTGTCCTCGGTTATCTACCATCTGCACAAGTACCCCGCCGCCAAAGCTAGGCTCATCGAGGAGATTGACTCCGTAGCCGCAAAGCTAGACGGTATCATCACCTATGCGGAAGCTATCAAACTCCCCTACCTTACAGCTGTTATCAACGAAGCGATGAGGATCCACCCCGCCACAGGGTTCATTCTTGAACGCATTGTCCCCAAGGGAGGCGTGACACTTCACGGGGTCTACCTCCCCGCCGGGACAGTCGTGGGCGTGAACTCATGGGTTCTGCACCGAAACAAGGATATTTTCGGGGAGGATGTCCACTCTTTTCGGCCGGAAAGGTGGGTGGACGGGGATGAGGGGAAGATTaaggagatgaagaggaatTTGTTTACT TTTGGCTACGGCCCCAGAAGCTGCATTGGCAAGAATATCTCCATCCTGGAAATGTGGAAGGTCGTGTTTGAGCTGTACCGCCACTTTGACATAACTTTGGCCAGTGACAAGGAGTGGACTGTCAACGGGACTTGGTTTACGGCGCAGAGTAATATTGAGGCGGTTTTCAAGCCGAGGAAGAACTAG
- a CDS encoding hypothetical protein (EggNog:ENOG503PEHF; antiSMASH:Cluster_5), with protein sequence MCSPPHPVPHKTLLKRQPPAQPPHRHLAKKSIAQPQPLDGRQLYFKFCCCSLCFLTSVWLAMFITLRSSGGGQAEGGGMEVVRRNSGPGVVKDRTRPMRRPACVACQTKKLRCTGSNPRNCDRCRARMVECVVPTSNGREKPRTNSSQSPQPNNPPGRPWRDIGDASSQPGDQQGEGLNGAGLGPSKPSQQAATTAPRVQVGGDPLLDNDFFDCEFALVDSADQPWAAGLTTASNTSVDLIDGLDMDMDFGRHSASGEVRSSISSSTNSGSNDARQSNKPHQDPYNNLDFFLSSEGPISQPQPQPRPIPHTTTQELPSMLALDTAPLSPGQSWALSGVQNPPNPNRPGSPPCSCLTDLVRVVQQLDDDEFHITTMSLDQVLRLQKWLVFQCCKPFDCPKCLDLSTIHTMRLILCDRLTEMFECIHLRIKRAGTILSNNGSDSSSQATPSSLTDSSSAQSHSSLGGSQPQLTAAVGSGPLPAQLFCSSSGRAANTAACNPLMFSDEFRNQYSDEEQVHMIRVLLRLQSRNFQMLLSRVERTSQVAASPARQTKVKSMMVRLGKASADIEGALRVVFQGLSI encoded by the exons CCCCCCCATCGACACCTTGCCAAGAAATCTATCGCGCAGCCACAGCCCTTAGACGGACGACAGTTATATTTCAagttttgctgctgctctctcTGTTTTCTTACTTCGGTCTGGCTTGCCATGTTCATCACGCTACGAAGTTCAGGCGGCGGCCaggcagagggaggggggatggaaGTTGTGCGACGCAACTCAGGGCCCGGCGTGGTCAAAGATCGCACTCGTCCTATGCGACGACCTGCCTGTGTCGCCTGCCAGACCAAAAAG CTGCGTTGCACTGGTAGTAACCCTCGCAATTGTGACCGATGCCGGGCCAGAATGGTCGAATGCGTCGTGCCGACAAGTAACGGCCGGGAGAAGCCTCGCACGAATTCGTCGCAATCGCCgcaacccaacaacccaccaGGGCGCCCATGGCGGGACATTGGCGATGCGTCTTCTCAACCAGGCGATCAACAAGGCGAGGGCTTGAACGGCGCAGGTTTGGGACCATCCAAGCCGTCGCAGCAGGCggccaccacagcaccaagAGTTCAGGTTGGTGGGGATCCGCTGTTAGATAACGACTTCTTTGACTGCGAGTTCGCATTGGTAGACTCGGCAGATCAGCCGTGGGCAGCGGGGCTGACGACTGCCAGTAACACGTCAGTGGATCTTATCGACGGGCTGGATATGGATATGGACTTTGGCCGGCACAGTGCCTCTGGGGAGGTTCGATCCAGCATAAGCAGCTCTACCAACAGTGGGAGCAATGACGCTCGGCAGTCCAATAAGCCACACCAGGACCCCTACAACAACCTTGATTTCTTCTTATCCAGCGAAGGCCCCATctcccagccccagccccagccccgGCCAATTCCTCATACCACCACTCAAGAATTACCAAGCATGCTCGCACTGGATACGGCGCCGTTGTCTCCAGGCCAATCTTGGGCCCTCTCGGGCGTTCAGAACCCGCCAAACCCAAACCGACCCGGTTCACCACCGTGCTCGTGTCTTACTGACCTCGTCCGTGTCGTGCAGCaactcgacgacgacgagtttCACATCACGACCATGTCTCTCGACCAAGTCTTACGGCTTCAAAAATGGCTCGTCTTTCAATGCTGCAAACCTTTTGACTGCCCCAAATGTCTGGACCTTTCTACTATTCACACCATGCGCCTCATCCTCTGCGATCGTCTCACCGAGATGTTTGAGTGCATTCATCTCCGCATCAAGCGGGCAGGCACCATCCTGAGCAACAACGGCAGCGACTCTAGTAGCCAGGCAACGCCATCTTCGTTGACCGACTCCAGTTCTGCGCAGTCACATTCTTCTCTCGGTGGATCACAGCCACAGTTGACAGCTGCCGTCGGTTCAGGACCTTTGCCAGCCCAACTGTTCTGCAGCTCATCGGGACGCGCGGCCAACACTGCCGCTTGCAACCCCTTGATGTTTTCGGACGAGTTCAGGAATCAGTATTCAGACGAAGAGCAGGTTCACATGATTCGGGTGCTTTTGAGACTGCAGAGTCGCAATTTCCAGATGCTGCTCTCGCGAGTTGAGCGGACCAGCCAGGTTGCAGCTAGCCCGGCACGTCAGACCAAGGTGAAGTCCATGATGGTGCGTCTTGGAAAGGCGTCGGCTGATATTGAGGGGGCTTTGAGGGTTGTTTTTCAGGGGTTGTCGATTTGA